One Oryza sativa Japonica Group chromosome 8, ASM3414082v1 DNA window includes the following coding sequences:
- the LOC136351334 gene encoding uncharacterized protein, whose protein sequence is MSNTGDKEKETPVNTNGGNTASNSSGGPFLGYNLITLFQLEVLLLMFIAMSTLCHYVIVDAYSTLSMLMLITFTTITGSNPIVNIMFIILLFWIKICRIMTKFPTIQKPDRSFSVVGFAATLKPHAFDGSNYKRWKARALLWLTAMQCFYVSRGKRSEPPLSPEEEAKFEASDCLFRGALISVLADNIVDVYMHMPSGKEMWDALEAKFGVSDAGSELYVMEQFYDYKMVDDRSVVEQAHEIQMPAKELENNNCELPDKFVAGGIIAKLPPSWSDFATSLKHKRQEFSVPDLIGSLGVEEKARAKDVRGKKVEGGSSANMVQKKNPHASHNYKKVKPDVKPKAATNFKKKSKGKAKGDCFVCGKSGHWAKDCPERKDRKSANMIISEGGGTSGSGEVPPC, encoded by the exons atgtcgaacactggagacaaggagaaggagactcccgtcaacaccaacggaggcaatactgcctcaaactccagcggaggaccattcttggggtataaccttattacattatttcaattagaagttttactgttaatgttcatcgcaatgtcaacattgtgtcattatgtgattgttgatgcttattcaacgttaagcatgctcatgttgattacattcaccactatcactggatcaaatcctattgtaaatatcatgtttattatcttgttattttggattaaaatatgccgaattatgaccaaatttccaacaatccaaaaacctgataggtcattttcggtagttggctttgctgctacactgaaaccacatgcctttgatggttcaaactataagagatggaaagcacgtgcactattgtggttgacagcgatgcagtgcttctatgtttcacggggcaaacgaagtgaaccacctctttctcctgaggaagaggctaagttcgaggcttcggattgcctgttccgtggagcattgatcagtgtactcgctgacaacatagtggacgtgtacatgcacatgccttctgggaaggaaatgtgggatgcacttgaggccaagttcggagtttctgacgccggcagtgagctgtatgttatggagcagttctatgactacaagatggtcgatgaccgttctgtagttgaacaagctcatgagattcagatgccggctaaggaacttgagaacaacaactgtgagttgccggacaagtttgtggcaggtggcattattgccaaactaccgccttcttggtcggactttgccacttctctaaagcacaagagacaagagttcagtgttcctgatctcattggctctttgggtgttgaggagaaggcgagggcaaaggacgtccggggcaaaaaggttgagggaggttctagtgccaatatggtacagaagaagaaccctcatgcatcccacaactacaagaaagtcaagcctgatgtcaaacccaaggctgcaaccaattttaagaagaaaagcaagggaaaggcaaagggagactgctttgtgtgtggcaagtctgggcattgggccaaggactgtcctgagcgcaaagacaggaagtctgccaacatgatcattagcgagggcggaggaacatcggg gtcgggagaggttcctccttgttga
- the LOC136351523 gene encoding uncharacterized protein, whose protein sequence is MRRRCHSPPPRHRTSSSPPHRCVEPLHRRAPLSPPRRCRCKNNRRRRAGGFVSPNLVEARSDTQQSGDGGRGARRSGRGAKEAATWIWRGGGRKEEATRIWRGAGGKEAATRRRWAKELTTGRRRDGGGDHEAEGEGGGDLRRWAKEAAASASGPRRWTMDGAAPLLPETSPKSRRGRRGGRRSPRRGPRTRRRRCRLRLRHRSMKRERVEREREMGGVVEMDKDEPVVEDKDEPG, encoded by the coding sequence ATGCGGCGCCGCTGccactcacctcctcctcgccaccgcACGTCGTCGAGCCCTCCTCACCGCTGCGTCGAGCCGCTGCACCGCCGCGCGCCGTTGagccctcctcgccgctgccgctgcaagaacaaccggcggcggcgggcgggcggatTCGTGTCCCCCAACCTCGTGGAGGCTAGATCCGACACCCAGCAGTCGGGGGACGGCGGCCGTGGCGCCCGGCGGTCGGGGAGGggggcgaaggaggcggcgacctGGATCTGGCGTGGTGGAGGCAGGAAGGAGGAGGCTACCCGGATCTGGCGTGGTGCAGgcgggaaggaggcggcgacccGGAGGCGGTGGGCGAAGGAGCTGACGACGGGGCGGCggagagacggcggcggcgaccatgaGGCTGagggcgaaggaggcggcgacctTCGGAGGTGGGCGAaggaggccgccgcctccgcctctggTCCCCGCCGATGGACGATGgacggcgccgcgccgctgctcccCGAGACAAGCCCCAAGAGCCGGAGAGGGCGAAGAGGCGGACGTCGGTCACCACGACGCGGCCCCCgcacccgccggcgccggtgccgtctccgcctccgacACAGGTCGATGAAGAGAGAAAGggttgagagggagagagagatggggggaGTGGTTGAGATGGATAAGGATGAGCCGGTAGTAGAGGATAAGGATGAGCCGGGATGA